The following proteins are encoded in a genomic region of Pirellulales bacterium:
- a CDS encoding MaoC family dehydratase encodes MTQPRIRSRIPEKFAVGERVSFTRTFSDGDMSLFIGATWDINPYHTDDTFTATTRFKRRILPGLLPASMATHLGGLWGFLATEMNLEFVAPVYIGDTVTIEVEITAVEEPRQKVRARCRWVNAEGVEVLRGGFAGYPAQRVTDGE; translated from the coding sequence ATGACTCAGCCGCGCATTCGTTCGCGCATCCCGGAAAAGTTCGCCGTGGGAGAGCGCGTCTCGTTCACGCGCACTTTCAGCGACGGCGACATGTCGCTGTTTATCGGCGCCACGTGGGATATCAATCCCTATCACACCGACGACACGTTCACCGCGACGACACGCTTCAAGCGGCGGATTCTGCCCGGGCTGCTGCCAGCCAGCATGGCGACGCACCTGGGTGGACTGTGGGGATTTCTGGCCACGGAGATGAACCTGGAATTTGTGGCGCCGGTCTATATCGGCGACACCGTGACGATCGAGGTCGAGATCACGGCCGTCGAAGAGCCGCGGCAAAAAGTTCGGGCTCGCTGCCGCTGGGTGAACGCCGAAGGGGTCGAGGTTCTGCGTGGTGGATTTGCTGGTTATCCCGCACAGCGTGTCACCGACGGCGAGTAA
- a CDS encoding superoxide dismutase — protein MAYTVPDLPYAFDALEPHIDAQTMQIHHDKHHAAYVTNLNNAIQGTDLGNQSIEALVSAIDKVPENIRTVVRNNGGGHANHSLFWTVMGPKAGGQPSGALADAIKSDLGGFDAFKEAFAKAATTRFGSGWAWLSVGPGGKLVVESTPNQDSPLMHGNTPVLGLDVWEHAYYLKYQNRRPEYIAAFWNVVNWSAVAERFAAAKR, from the coding sequence ATGGCTTATACCGTTCCCGACCTGCCTTATGCGTTCGATGCTTTAGAGCCGCACATCGACGCGCAGACGATGCAGATCCATCACGACAAGCATCACGCGGCGTACGTGACGAATTTGAACAACGCCATCCAGGGAACCGACCTGGGCAACCAAAGCATCGAGGCCTTGGTCTCGGCCATCGACAAGGTGCCGGAAAACATTCGCACCGTGGTGCGCAACAATGGCGGCGGTCACGCCAACCACTCGTTGTTCTGGACCGTGATGGGGCCCAAGGCGGGCGGTCAGCCGAGCGGCGCCTTGGCCGACGCGATCAAGAGTGACCTGGGGGGCTTCGACGCTTTCAAGGAAGCGTTCGCCAAAGCAGCCACCACGCGTTTCGGTAGTGGTTGGGCCTGGTTGAGCGTCGGCCCGGGCGGCAAGCTAGTTGTCGAAAGCACGCCGAACCAGGACAGCCCGCTGATGCACGGCAACACGCCGGTTCTCGGCCTGGACGTCTGGGAACACGCGTACTACCTGAAGTACCAGAACCGCCGGCCCGAATACATCGCCGCATTTTGGAACGTCGTCAATTGGTCGGCCGTCGCTGAGCGCTTCGCCGCTGCTAAGCGGTAG
- a CDS encoding diguanylate cyclase, with translation MTSTTTSPSFPAVGGTEFPVLGTGEQPNELTKLLSDLHDAPRASRSAPLQLPPTQENALVQARLGIASSLYTALKWKHEPTARHCLRVALGCSAWVHRLGLPPERRDEIEVAALLHDVGKIGVPEQILNKPGPLAPQEMAVVEGHWLVGLEILRSCCAAKTLQDILLYTPAWFDGSRLGLGVLGESLPLGSRIVAIMDAFDSMTTDHDYRPALTRQQAFHELYRHAGRQFDPRLVKSFCELHDHDESKLLELVPRRWLQQLDPSEVNSVWRLNDRESPSPQLYQVPIFQERLIDELPDGVIFVDAALRIIRWNAGAERLTGVPAENVYLRNWAPSLLRLRDEHGCVIHDDQCPMAYALKTGTTWSGQVNVRGRDGHVLTVYARACPVTSEDGTSQGLVVVLRDSAPEGAGHEQSPHLRDMATRDPLTRLPNRAEFDRLVETAVEVHTREKRRCSMIITGVDHFKHINEDFGHRAGDEVLRAYAALMLGSCRVGDILARYGGDEFIMFFADCDGQIVTRRAEQLRMAFAGLPHEDLGNKRVAASYGVTEIQPGDTPDTMICRAKRALQQAKEQGRNKVVQLGSGQETAARPLLKLRCKFTAGEPVIEKQLVSDVPLEVSVEKLRGFISDHQANVIELKETHVVLAVTCGSPGRPMFSQRATRFKMEIEFQEERQGVTGEENPTGTPFLRTLIKVSIRPEVVGERRQKLVDEHARQLLISLRAYLMAVDPGDTAASVLARAKGLLLPRWSR, from the coding sequence ATGACATCTACGACTACCTCCCCATCCTTTCCTGCCGTCGGTGGGACCGAATTCCCGGTCCTCGGTACCGGCGAGCAACCCAACGAACTGACGAAATTGTTATCGGACTTGCATGACGCCCCGCGCGCGTCGCGCAGCGCTCCCTTGCAGCTTCCCCCCACGCAAGAGAACGCCCTGGTACAGGCACGGCTAGGCATTGCCAGCAGTCTGTACACCGCGCTGAAGTGGAAGCACGAACCGACAGCCCGGCACTGCCTGCGCGTGGCGCTAGGGTGTTCCGCCTGGGTCCATCGGTTGGGATTGCCTCCGGAGCGGCGCGACGAAATCGAGGTGGCAGCCCTGTTGCACGACGTCGGCAAGATCGGCGTGCCGGAGCAGATCCTGAACAAACCCGGTCCGCTGGCGCCGCAAGAAATGGCCGTGGTCGAAGGGCATTGGCTCGTGGGGCTCGAAATCCTGCGCAGTTGCTGCGCGGCCAAAACCTTGCAGGACATCTTGCTCTACACGCCGGCTTGGTTCGATGGCAGCCGTCTGGGGCTGGGCGTGTTGGGGGAATCGTTGCCGTTGGGATCGCGCATCGTGGCGATCATGGACGCCTTCGATTCCATGACCACGGACCACGATTATCGGCCGGCCCTGACACGGCAACAGGCCTTTCACGAGCTTTATCGTCACGCCGGCCGGCAATTCGATCCACGGCTGGTCAAGTCGTTCTGCGAATTGCACGACCACGACGAATCAAAGCTGTTGGAGCTTGTGCCGCGCCGTTGGTTGCAACAACTCGATCCTTCGGAAGTGAATTCCGTGTGGCGGTTAAATGACCGCGAGTCGCCGTCGCCGCAACTTTATCAGGTGCCGATTTTCCAGGAGCGCTTGATCGACGAACTGCCTGACGGCGTGATCTTCGTCGACGCGGCGCTGCGCATCATTCGGTGGAACGCGGGGGCCGAACGTCTGACGGGCGTGCCGGCCGAAAATGTTTATTTGCGCAACTGGGCGCCCAGCCTGCTACGTCTGCGCGACGAGCACGGCTGTGTCATTCACGATGACCAATGCCCGATGGCCTACGCCCTGAAGACGGGCACGACCTGGTCAGGCCAAGTGAATGTGCGCGGCCGCGACGGCCACGTATTGACGGTGTACGCCCGCGCCTGCCCAGTGACGAGTGAAGACGGCACGTCGCAGGGGCTGGTCGTGGTCCTGCGCGACAGCGCTCCGGAGGGTGCCGGCCACGAACAATCGCCGCACTTGCGCGATATGGCCACGCGCGATCCGCTGACCCGGCTCCCCAATCGGGCCGAGTTCGACCGGCTCGTCGAAACAGCCGTCGAAGTGCATACGCGCGAGAAGCGGCGCTGCAGCATGATCATCACGGGGGTCGATCACTTTAAGCACATCAACGAAGACTTCGGGCATCGCGCCGGCGACGAAGTGTTGCGGGCCTACGCGGCGCTGATGTTGGGGTCGTGCCGGGTGGGAGATATCCTGGCGCGCTATGGCGGCGACGAGTTCATCATGTTCTTCGCCGATTGCGACGGGCAGATCGTGACTCGTCGCGCCGAGCAGTTGCGGATGGCGTTCGCCGGTCTGCCGCACGAGGACTTAGGAAACAAGCGAGTCGCCGCCAGCTATGGCGTCACCGAGATTCAGCCCGGCGACACGCCTGACACCATGATCTGCCGCGCCAAGCGAGCTTTGCAACAAGCTAAGGAACAGGGACGCAACAAGGTGGTGCAGTTGGGCTCGGGCCAGGAAACGGCGGCCCGGCCGCTGCTGAAACTGCGCTGCAAGTTCACCGCCGGCGAACCCGTGATCGAAAAGCAACTGGTCAGCGACGTGCCGTTGGAAGTGAGCGTCGAAAAGCTGCGTGGCTTTATTTCCGATCATCAAGCCAACGTGATCGAGCTGAAAGAAACGCACGTCGTGCTGGCCGTGACCTGCGGCTCGCCAGGGCGGCCGATGTTTTCGCAGCGCGCGACGCGCTTCAAGATGGAGATCGAGTTTCAGGAAGAGCGGCAGGGCGTGACGGGCGAGGAGAACCCGACAGGAACCCCCTTCCTGCGGACGCTGATCAAAGTCTCGATCCGACCAGAAGTCGTGGGGGAGCGGCGACAGAAGCTGGTCGACGAGCATGCGCGCCAACTGCTCATCAGCCTGCGCGCGTATTTGATGGCTGTCGATCCTGGCGACACCGCGGCCAGCGTCCTGGCGCGGGCCAAAGGTTTGTTGCTGCCGCGTTGGTCGCGCTAG
- a CDS encoding fumarylacetoacetate hydrolase family protein, which translates to MRFVTFQTAQGPRVGSVRDGRYVDLARTDSTLPWSLKELLAGGPEIMRRAAAAHAKGATIDPGTVRVLAPIPEPQKVICVGLNYADHARESGLEPPPEPVIFNKFPTAVAAHGDAIPLPGESHEVDYEAELVVVINRRARRIAVENAHEYIGGYCVGNDVSARDWQSGKPGKQWLLGKTFDSFAPFGPELVTPDEVGDPGHLRIQCRVNGQTLQDSNTDQLIFSVPRLIAYISQVCTLAPGDVIFTGTPPGVGFARKPPIFLKPGDKAEVEIERIGLLRNSFVADAGN; encoded by the coding sequence GTGAGATTCGTGACTTTTCAAACCGCGCAAGGCCCGCGTGTCGGCAGCGTACGCGATGGACGATACGTCGATCTGGCCCGCACAGACTCGACCCTGCCTTGGTCGCTTAAGGAATTACTGGCGGGCGGACCCGAAATCATGCGCCGTGCCGCGGCCGCCCATGCCAAGGGTGCCACGATCGATCCCGGCACCGTGCGCGTGCTCGCGCCGATTCCTGAACCGCAAAAAGTCATCTGCGTCGGCCTCAACTATGCGGACCATGCGCGCGAAAGTGGGCTTGAGCCTCCGCCCGAACCCGTGATCTTCAACAAATTCCCCACCGCCGTGGCCGCGCATGGCGACGCGATTCCGCTTCCCGGCGAAAGCCACGAAGTCGATTACGAGGCCGAACTAGTCGTCGTGATCAACCGTCGGGCGCGGCGCATCGCGGTCGAAAACGCCCATGAATACATCGGGGGCTATTGCGTCGGCAACGATGTCTCGGCCCGCGACTGGCAGAGCGGTAAACCTGGCAAACAATGGCTGCTCGGCAAAACGTTCGATAGTTTTGCCCCTTTCGGGCCCGAGTTGGTCACGCCGGACGAAGTGGGCGATCCCGGCCACTTGCGCATTCAATGTCGTGTGAACGGTCAAACGTTACAGGACTCGAACACCGATCAGCTCATCTTTTCGGTGCCGCGACTGATTGCGTACATCTCGCAGGTTTGCACGCTCGCACCGGGCGACGTGATTTTCACCGGCACGCCGCCGGGCGTTGGCTTTGCACGCAAGCCGCCGATCTTCCTTAAGCCTGGCGACAAGGCGGAAGTCGAAATCGAGCGCATCGGGCTGCTGCGAAATTCGTTCGTGGCGGACGCCGGAAACTAA
- a CDS encoding phosphatase domain-containing protein produces MARRSKIEIHGDDSLIFFPTIGHFDSTARRWHLAFHGWIFKPETNSLRRAAAVNMLRHWLGIERASVEGELFSERLWAFLVDNQPRKAVAVRIGNDSFELTPSTPNGHIVDALHLPPEAVEAALLAQAVDDGVSNSNERWLLLDVMMPSGDPRRIRAALHLLGEQGVSVISDIDDTIKVTHVHDRAALLRQTFFRDFESVPGMGELYRRWHAAGAAFHYVSRSPWQLYTPLSEFVTGHGFPAGTFHMRHFRWKNASTLESDKDGSKKLAVIAEIFANLPRRQFVCVGDSGEHDPEVYAELARRHPAQVKAIYIRCVNGEEPRSARLVRTFAGLPDELWQGFNDPAELSSELP; encoded by the coding sequence ATGGCGCGACGATCGAAAATCGAGATTCACGGCGATGACTCGCTGATCTTCTTCCCGACGATCGGCCACTTCGACTCCACGGCGCGGCGTTGGCATCTGGCCTTCCACGGCTGGATTTTCAAGCCCGAGACGAACTCGCTGCGCCGGGCGGCGGCCGTGAATATGCTGCGCCATTGGCTGGGGATCGAGCGGGCCAGTGTCGAAGGCGAGTTGTTCTCCGAACGGCTGTGGGCCTTCCTGGTCGATAATCAACCACGCAAGGCGGTCGCGGTCCGAATAGGAAACGACTCGTTCGAACTCACCCCGTCGACGCCGAATGGCCATATCGTCGACGCCTTGCATTTGCCTCCTGAAGCGGTCGAGGCGGCGTTGCTGGCGCAAGCCGTCGACGACGGCGTGTCGAATTCGAACGAGCGTTGGCTGCTGCTGGACGTGATGATGCCGTCGGGCGATCCGCGGCGGATTCGCGCGGCGTTGCACCTGTTGGGCGAGCAAGGGGTATCGGTGATTTCGGACATCGACGACACGATTAAAGTGACGCACGTCCACGATCGGGCGGCACTGTTGCGGCAAACCTTCTTTCGCGACTTTGAATCGGTGCCTGGCATGGGCGAGCTTTATCGGCGCTGGCATGCTGCCGGCGCGGCGTTTCATTATGTATCGCGCAGCCCTTGGCAGTTGTACACGCCGCTATCGGAGTTCGTGACCGGCCACGGCTTTCCGGCCGGCACGTTCCACATGCGCCACTTCCGCTGGAAGAACGCCAGCACGCTCGAATCCGACAAGGACGGCTCGAAGAAGCTGGCCGTGATCGCCGAGATCTTCGCGAATCTGCCGCGAAGGCAATTCGTCTGCGTCGGCGACTCGGGCGAGCACGATCCCGAAGTTTATGCCGAGCTGGCGCGGCGCCATCCGGCGCAAGTGAAAGCGATTTACATTCGTTGCGTGAACGGCGAAGAGCCGCGTAGCGCCCGGCTGGTACGAACCTTCGCCGGGCTGCCCGACGAGCTGTGGCAAGGATTCAACGACCCGGCCGAATTATCGAGCGAGCTCCCGTGA
- a CDS encoding glucose-1-phosphate adenylyltransferase has protein sequence MDRVLTLVLGGGRGQRLYPLTKFRSKPAVPLGGKYRLIDIPISNCIASGLNRIYVLTQFNSVSLHRHIRRTYNFDVFSGGFVEILAAQQTLDGSDWYQGTADAVRQNLRYLQQPGVDLVLVLSGDQLYRMDFAAMIRSHLESRADVTIAALPVDRQAASGFGIMRMDDSGRVVGFLEKPKTTEDVNLVRTEPAWIDARGVASKGRDCLASMGIYLFNRRTLVDLLTKTDYHDFGKEIFPASIRTQKVQMYLFDGYWEDIGTIRSFYQANLELAAATPPFDLASAVQPVYTSPRFLAPTRIAGATIKGSLLADGCDIGAGAVIENSVVGLRCKIGRNVTIRNAVIMGADFYESPNDLAADRTEGRTPLGIGDDTVIDGAIIDKNCRIGAGVRITNERGLDMTDETPQGMVRDGIVVVPKDAELANGWSLGGR, from the coding sequence ATGGATCGGGTGCTGACACTGGTTTTAGGCGGCGGGCGCGGCCAGCGGCTGTACCCATTGACCAAGTTTCGCTCGAAGCCGGCCGTGCCGCTGGGGGGCAAATATCGACTCATCGATATTCCGATCTCGAATTGTATCGCCAGCGGGTTGAATCGCATTTACGTACTGACGCAATTCAACTCGGTCAGCCTGCACCGGCATATTCGTCGCACGTACAACTTCGACGTTTTCAGCGGCGGCTTCGTCGAGATTCTCGCTGCCCAGCAGACGCTCGACGGTTCGGATTGGTATCAAGGAACGGCCGACGCGGTGCGCCAGAATTTGCGTTATCTGCAGCAGCCGGGGGTCGACCTGGTGCTGGTGCTGTCGGGCGATCAGCTCTATCGCATGGACTTCGCGGCCATGATCCGTTCGCACCTGGAGTCGCGCGCCGACGTGACGATCGCGGCGCTGCCGGTCGATCGGCAAGCGGCCTCGGGCTTTGGCATTATGCGGATGGACGACTCGGGACGCGTCGTAGGGTTTTTGGAGAAGCCGAAGACGACCGAAGACGTCAACCTGGTGCGGACCGAGCCGGCCTGGATCGACGCGCGCGGCGTGGCCAGCAAGGGGCGCGACTGCCTGGCCAGCATGGGCATCTATTTGTTCAACCGTCGGACGCTAGTCGATCTGCTGACGAAGACCGACTATCACGATTTCGGCAAGGAGATTTTCCCGGCCTCGATTCGCACGCAGAAGGTGCAGATGTACCTCTTCGACGGTTACTGGGAGGACATCGGTACGATCCGTTCGTTCTACCAGGCCAATCTCGAACTGGCCGCGGCGACACCGCCGTTCGATCTGGCTTCGGCCGTGCAGCCGGTCTACACCAGTCCGCGCTTTCTTGCCCCCACGCGCATCGCCGGAGCGACGATCAAGGGGAGCCTGCTGGCCGACGGCTGCGACATCGGCGCCGGCGCGGTAATCGAAAACAGCGTCGTCGGCTTGCGCTGCAAGATCGGCCGCAACGTAACGATTCGCAATGCCGTGATCATGGGGGCCGACTTCTACGAATCGCCCAACGACCTGGCCGCCGACCGAACCGAGGGGCGCACGCCTCTGGGGATCGGCGATGATACCGTGATCGACGGCGCGATTATTGACAAGAACTGTCGCATCGGCGCCGGTGTGCGGATCACGAACGAACGCGGCCTGGACATGACCGACGAAACACCGCAAGGCATGGTCCGCGACGGCATCGTCGTCGTGCCGAAGGACGCCGAACTCGCGAACGGCTGGTCGCTAGGCGGGCGTTAG
- the hemG gene encoding protoporphyrinogen oxidase, with protein MNGHDQTSGPRRIAVVGGGITGLAAAHRVTELDPSCEIRLYEAGDRLGGVLYTERQDDFLLEFGADNFITNVPWGLDLCQRVGIADQLLQTNASRRRALVVRNGRLHPVPEGFMLMEPRALWPLVASPLLSWRGKARVLGEYFVAARRDVQDESLASFARRRLGREAFERLVQPLAAGIYTADPEKLSLAATMPRFLEMERQHGGLIRAVRRSKSSGANQDGAGGGARYSLFVAPRDGMRTLATAIAGHLPKDAVRMNSPVTQLARRPTGGWDISIDGAAQPEHFDAVILALPAYAAGRIVQPIDDALSGALTAIPYASSALVVVTYKESQLARPLDGFGFVVPDVERRPILAGSFTSMKFVNRAPAGSTIVRVFLGGAARPELVSASDDELFAIVDQQLQELIGVRGAPGLRRIVRWQRAMPQYHLGHLDRLKEINEHVARLPGLELAGNAYDGVGVPHCIRSGEAAAQRALSALSLTPA; from the coding sequence ATGAACGGCCACGACCAAACCTCCGGCCCGCGGCGCATTGCCGTTGTCGGCGGCGGTATCACCGGTCTGGCCGCGGCACATCGCGTGACCGAACTCGATCCGTCGTGCGAAATCCGGCTGTACGAGGCCGGCGATCGGTTGGGGGGCGTACTGTATACCGAACGACAGGACGATTTCCTGCTCGAATTCGGAGCCGACAATTTCATCACCAACGTCCCTTGGGGCCTGGACCTTTGTCAGCGCGTCGGCATCGCAGATCAATTGTTGCAAACCAACGCGTCGCGCCGCCGAGCGCTCGTCGTGCGCAACGGGCGGCTGCACCCCGTGCCCGAAGGTTTCATGCTGATGGAACCGCGAGCGCTATGGCCTTTGGTCGCGTCACCACTATTAAGTTGGCGTGGCAAGGCGCGCGTGCTGGGAGAGTATTTCGTCGCGGCGCGACGCGACGTGCAGGACGAAAGCCTGGCTTCGTTCGCGCGGCGCCGGCTGGGACGTGAGGCCTTCGAGCGGCTGGTGCAACCTTTGGCCGCTGGCATCTACACGGCCGATCCTGAAAAGCTGAGCCTCGCGGCCACGATGCCTCGTTTCCTGGAAATGGAGCGGCAGCATGGCGGGCTGATTCGCGCTGTGCGCCGGAGCAAATCCTCAGGCGCGAATCAGGACGGCGCGGGAGGCGGTGCCCGCTATAGCTTGTTCGTCGCGCCGCGCGACGGCATGCGGACTCTGGCCACGGCGATCGCCGGGCACTTGCCGAAGGATGCGGTGCGAATGAATTCGCCCGTCACGCAACTGGCGCGTCGACCGACGGGCGGTTGGGACATTTCGATCGATGGCGCTGCGCAGCCTGAGCATTTCGACGCGGTGATTCTGGCGCTACCGGCCTATGCGGCCGGGCGAATCGTACAGCCGATTGATGACGCCTTGAGCGGCGCGCTGACGGCGATCCCTTATGCCAGCTCGGCACTGGTCGTCGTGACTTACAAGGAATCGCAATTGGCGAGGCCGCTCGATGGCTTTGGCTTTGTGGTGCCCGATGTCGAGCGACGTCCGATCCTGGCCGGCAGTTTTACGAGCATGAAGTTCGTCAATCGCGCACCAGCGGGCTCGACGATCGTGCGTGTCTTTCTCGGCGGCGCGGCGCGTCCGGAACTGGTTTCGGCCAGCGATGACGAACTGTTCGCGATCGTTGACCAGCAATTGCAAGAATTGATCGGCGTGCGTGGCGCGCCCGGGTTGCGCCGCATCGTCCGCTGGCAACGCGCGATGCCGCAGTACCATCTGGGGCATCTCGATCGCCTGAAAGAGATCAACGAGCACGTGGCGCGCCTGCCAGGACTGGAGTTGGCCGGCAACGCGTATGACGGAGTTGGTGTGCCGCACTGCATTCGCAGCGGCGAAGCGGCGGCGCAACGAGCGCTCTCCGCGCTGTCGCTAACGCCCGCCTAG